One window from the genome of Serinibacter salmoneus encodes:
- a CDS encoding lipid II flippase MurJ, which translates to MAGSRGGIVGASATMFSGTAVSRALGFVRTALLAAALTTIGGAANSFAVANTLPNVVSMLLATGVLNAVIVPQLVRAARLPDGGQDYTNRLLTVAGVALAVVTVILTLGAALLVDLYALRFDPAWLPVAYAFAYWCLPQVFFYGLYTLLGQVLNARKVFGPYMWAPALNNVVAIAGLAVYLATFGRMPPELIAAGEFGADRILLLGGTATLGVALQALILIIPLYRSGFRYRPAWGFEGLGTASRVAMWSFAQLVVGQLAFLVVSNVVNAAGAYTDPDIDRYVAGKAVYDLAFLVVMLPQSLIVVSLVTAMFTRMSEKAAAADAAGVRGDLSLALRTVAVFTVPAAVILMVTGTGVARVMTLAVQTVETDALAGIVVATLAIGLPFLGFWTVVQRVHLSYQDARAVFMLQIPMAVVQVAIVAVGPFFLPPEVWVAWAGLGISVSYAVGAVLGYRRLRRRLGRVDGRRVLRTHLRLLLATVPAFMVGLPLMIWVIGPWSLVVSMTRLAVVMILMLALYLWTARLLRIEETHVLMARLASIGRPLLARVLTMIPGARTSARGTTQQGGDRLGSTDSVETGMLLADRYRVGQEVGTGASGVRRWRGRDTILERPTDVLSVSGPHTANVLDSARRAALVSDARLPRIMRVGEFDGTGYIVTDPTPGTTLAQILEQGPLSTAVARSIAGEVAGALEAGRRRGVHHLALDTHKVALTSAGAVRVAGLGVDSVAAGQTTAPGGIDASAFDAAAVIALLREMLGAQPDDEAQALLATLPEHPRTCSQIVVALAPWHPVPDLAHLLGTDAEPGRENQDPEPSDSAADSSGSAAPSAEAAAESEAAGEDRTEQRRDTWLEDEEVAEAVERDLIADTGELSAIAPTWRPPLQEITEPPAAFDDVIGTATLSDGADEADGADEADGADEAAAREPGSTADGAGTVAPETSGSIPATGFWRRLDAVIPAADRELGYGGTQSPAAVDDTEPDAAQDATPGSQQETPHAPDTSRWTVPAPASFAAAPGFAEAAFGDHEVEAAPARHTSGEGISAVAAVAGGLIDGARRSSSSGEEEGAAPSPASGAPMAPALDTAVAPGIDSAPGDAADPAEPDHTTPSDPAPAVAENVTPQPASYPPPARAEEVVEEPRLPEHQDADEMDRPWGAVNATPWVLLIVAVGVLWVLWAAIGSLVDAARTGQADSAPASSVQVDPTEPQAGEQGDAHDALPAPGDIPPFLFS; encoded by the coding sequence GGACCTCTACGCCCTGCGATTCGACCCCGCATGGCTCCCCGTCGCGTACGCGTTCGCGTACTGGTGTCTCCCGCAGGTGTTCTTCTACGGCCTGTACACGCTGCTTGGCCAGGTGCTCAACGCCCGGAAGGTGTTCGGGCCGTACATGTGGGCCCCGGCGCTGAACAACGTCGTCGCCATCGCCGGGCTCGCCGTCTACCTCGCCACGTTCGGACGCATGCCACCCGAGCTGATCGCCGCCGGTGAGTTCGGGGCGGACCGGATCCTCCTCCTGGGGGGAACGGCCACGCTGGGGGTCGCGCTCCAGGCCTTGATTCTCATCATCCCGTTGTACCGCTCCGGCTTCCGGTATCGCCCGGCGTGGGGCTTCGAGGGTCTGGGCACCGCCAGCCGGGTCGCCATGTGGTCCTTCGCGCAGCTCGTGGTGGGGCAGCTCGCCTTCCTCGTGGTCTCCAACGTGGTCAACGCCGCCGGCGCCTACACCGACCCGGACATCGACCGCTACGTCGCCGGCAAGGCCGTCTACGACCTCGCGTTCCTGGTGGTGATGCTCCCGCAATCGCTCATCGTGGTCTCACTCGTCACCGCGATGTTCACCAGGATGTCGGAGAAGGCGGCCGCGGCGGACGCCGCCGGTGTCCGTGGTGACCTCTCCCTCGCCCTGCGCACCGTTGCGGTCTTCACCGTGCCGGCCGCGGTCATCCTGATGGTCACCGGCACCGGAGTAGCTCGCGTGATGACCCTGGCCGTGCAGACCGTCGAGACCGACGCGCTGGCCGGAATCGTCGTCGCGACCCTGGCGATCGGACTGCCGTTCCTGGGCTTCTGGACCGTGGTGCAACGCGTGCACCTGTCCTACCAGGACGCACGCGCCGTCTTCATGCTGCAGATCCCGATGGCGGTGGTGCAGGTCGCCATCGTGGCCGTCGGCCCGTTCTTCCTCCCCCCGGAGGTCTGGGTGGCCTGGGCGGGTCTCGGCATCAGCGTGTCCTACGCGGTCGGTGCCGTCCTGGGCTACCGCCGCCTGCGTCGCCGACTGGGGCGGGTGGACGGCCGCCGGGTGCTGCGCACCCACCTACGCCTGCTCCTGGCGACCGTACCTGCATTCATGGTCGGCCTGCCCCTGATGATCTGGGTCATCGGGCCCTGGAGCCTCGTGGTCAGCATGACGCGGCTCGCCGTCGTCATGATCCTCATGCTGGCGCTCTACCTGTGGACGGCGCGGCTGCTGCGCATCGAGGAGACGCACGTGCTCATGGCGCGTCTGGCCTCCATTGGCCGCCCTCTACTGGCGCGGGTGCTTACCATGATCCCGGGAGCGCGTACCAGCGCGCGTGGCACCACACAGCAGGGAGGGGACCGGTTGGGTTCCACCGACTCGGTAGAGACCGGGATGCTCCTGGCCGATCGCTACCGCGTCGGTCAGGAGGTCGGCACCGGTGCCTCCGGTGTGCGCCGGTGGCGCGGTCGCGACACCATCCTGGAACGGCCCACCGATGTGCTGTCCGTCTCCGGCCCGCACACCGCGAACGTGTTGGACTCCGCGCGCCGCGCCGCACTGGTCTCGGACGCCCGCCTCCCACGCATCATGCGCGTCGGCGAGTTCGACGGCACGGGCTACATCGTCACCGACCCCACCCCCGGGACCACACTGGCGCAGATCCTCGAGCAGGGACCACTCAGCACCGCCGTCGCTCGCTCCATCGCCGGGGAGGTCGCCGGCGCGCTGGAGGCCGGGCGTCGCCGCGGTGTGCACCACCTGGCCCTGGACACGCACAAGGTGGCCCTCACCAGCGCCGGCGCGGTGCGGGTGGCGGGCCTCGGTGTGGACAGCGTGGCCGCCGGTCAGACCACTGCTCCCGGTGGGATCGACGCCTCGGCGTTCGATGCGGCTGCGGTCATCGCCCTGCTGCGCGAGATGCTCGGTGCGCAGCCCGACGACGAGGCGCAGGCGTTGCTCGCGACCCTCCCCGAGCATCCACGCACCTGCTCACAGATCGTGGTCGCCTTGGCCCCGTGGCACCCCGTGCCGGACCTCGCACACCTCCTGGGTACCGACGCCGAGCCGGGGAGGGAGAATCAGGATCCCGAGCCCTCCGACTCGGCCGCAGACTCATCCGGGTCGGCCGCACCGAGCGCGGAGGCAGCGGCGGAATCGGAAGCGGCCGGGGAGGACCGGACCGAGCAGCGACGCGATACGTGGCTGGAGGACGAGGAGGTCGCCGAGGCGGTCGAGCGTGACCTGATCGCCGACACCGGCGAGCTCAGCGCGATCGCGCCGACGTGGCGACCACCGCTGCAGGAGATCACCGAGCCGCCGGCGGCGTTCGACGACGTGATCGGCACCGCGACCCTCTCCGACGGTGCCGATGAGGCCGACGGGGCCGACGAGGCCGATGGGGCCGACGAGGCAGCCGCACGAGAGCCCGGGAGCACTGCGGACGGCGCAGGAACCGTGGCTCCGGAGACGTCGGGGTCCATACCCGCGACGGGCTTCTGGCGACGCCTCGACGCCGTGATCCCGGCGGCCGATCGTGAGCTGGGGTACGGGGGCACGCAGTCACCCGCCGCGGTGGACGACACGGAGCCCGATGCCGCACAGGACGCCACTCCCGGCTCCCAGCAGGAGACGCCCCACGCCCCGGACACCTCCCGGTGGACGGTGCCCGCACCCGCCTCGTTCGCGGCGGCACCCGGGTTCGCCGAGGCAGCGTTCGGCGACCACGAGGTGGAGGCCGCTCCTGCGCGACACACCTCCGGGGAGGGCATCTCGGCCGTCGCCGCGGTTGCCGGCGGCCTGATCGATGGCGCCCGCCGCTCCTCCTCATCGGGCGAGGAGGAGGGTGCCGCACCCTCCCCGGCGTCGGGCGCGCCCATGGCTCCCGCGCTGGACACGGCCGTTGCGCCGGGGATCGACTCGGCGCCGGGCGACGCCGCCGATCCCGCGGAACCGGACCACACCACACCCAGCGACCCGGCTCCGGCAGTCGCCGAGAACGTGACGCCACAGCCCGCGTCCTACCCACCGCCCGCGCGCGCCGAGGAGGTCGTGGAGGAACCTCGACTGCCGGAGCACCAGGACGCCGACGAGATGGACCGCCCCTGGGGCGCCGTGAACGCGACACCCTGGGTGCTGCTGATCGTGGCTGTCGGTGTGCTGTGGGTGCTGTGGGCCGCGATCGGCTCGCTGGTGGATGCGGCACGCACGGGGCAGGCCGACTCGGCGCCCGCCTCGAGCGTGCAGGTGGACCCCACCGAGCCACAGGCCGGGGAACAGGGCGACGCCCACGATGCGCTACCCGCCCCGGGTGACATCCCGCCATTCCTGTTCTCCTGA